GGTTCTCGTCAGAGAAGGGATCGAGCTCGACCCCGAGCACGAGGAAGGACCGCTCGGGTACTACGTGCTCGCCGACATCCTCAACCGAACCGGCCGTCCCGCCGAAGCCCAGCAGGCGGTGGCCGTCGGGCGCCAGATCCAGTCGCAACAGAACTGAGGAGGGGGAATTCGTGTCCGAAACCGTCATTCACTCCGAACCCGCCCGCATCAACGCCAACGGCGTTGAGCTGGTTTACGATACCTTCGGCACGCCGGACAAACCGGCAATCCTCCTGGTCATGGGCCTCGGCGCCCAGATGATCGATTGGAAGGACGAGTTCTGCTCCCTGCTTGCCGGGAGGGGTTTTCGCGTCATCCGGTTCGACAACCGGGACGTCGGCC
This portion of the Acidobacteriota bacterium genome encodes:
- a CDS encoding alpha/beta fold hydrolase; protein product: MSETVIHSEPARINANGVELVYDTFGTPDKPAILLVMGLGAQMIDWKDEFCSLLAGRGFRVIRFDNRDVGQSTRYTKGGRPQIGEMLEAMQRGEAVEAPYLLTDLVEDAVGLLDALGVEKAHVVGLSMGG